The DNA sequence GTTATTCCAGGCTGGAAATGGAAAAAAAAATTGAAGAACTCAAATCAGAGATCGCCATAGGTGATAAATTATTTTTTATGTTTGGCTTTGTGCCTGTCAGCGCTGTATCCAAACTGAAAAACGAACTGGAAAGTCAGTTCGGGGACCAGGTGATTATTTTAGTAGATGATGTAAATAAATCTAGTTCGGGCATAATCCCCCCCACAAAGCTGATCAATATCAAACTATTTAGACCTTTTGAAATGCTGGTGAAGATGTATGGTACTCCCGCTTATCGCGAAAAAGACCCAACGGTATTTTTCGGTTTAGCCTACATGTTTCTCTTTGGAGCGATGTTTGGTGATGTGGGCCAGGGTCTTATATTGCTTTTTTCCGGTCTTATTTTAGAGCTTGTATGGAAGAGTACTGGCCTGGGAGGAATTTTGAGCAGGATAGGATTAAGTTCTACTATTTTTGGTTTCATTTACGGCAGCATTTTCGGTTCCGAGGAAATCCTATCGCCGCTTATCATCAGGCCAATGGAAAATATAAATATCATGCTGGTAGCCGCAGTGGTTTTTGGTGTAGTACTTATTTTAATTGGTTATATATTTAATATAATAAATTCCAGACTTGAAAAAAACATGGAAGAAGGCCTTTTCGGCAGAAATGGTGCAGCAGGACTTGTCTTTTACCTGATATTGTTATATACAATATTTCGGGTTTTCGTTACCCATAGTAACATAATGCCGATATTGATTTATATTATGGTTGGTCTTCTTCTTTTAATGTTATTTAAAGAGCCTTTATCTAACAAGCTTGCCCATAACGATAAGCTCTATAGAGAATCTCCGGCAAATTACTATGTAGAAGAGGGTTTTGGAGTAATAGAGACCCTACTTTCAATGCTGTCCAATACCATATCCTTTCTAAGGGTTGGGGCTTTTGCCTTGAACCATGCGGGACTTTATATAGCCTTTGCCACCTTAGCTGGGATGATGAGTACCTCATGGGGAAACCTGGCAGTATTGATATTGGGAAATATAGTCATTATCGCTTTAGAAGGCCTGATAGTTTTTATTCAGGCTTTGCGGTTGGAATATTACGAACTCTTTACCAAATATTACCGGGGAGACGGCATAGAATATATCCCAGTACAAATAAAAGATGGTTTATCTGCTAGCAGGAAAATAAGTTTAAATCATAAAAGGGTTATTCCCCTTGGTATAGGGGCATATAACTTTATAACATTATAAATTTGAAATAGAGGGGGTTTTAGGAATGTATGCAGTATTGTTTATTGCCGTAGCCATATCGGGATTGACTATTGCAGCGGGATTCTATGTATATTTAAAGAAAGACAAAACAAATATAAAGAGGATCAGAAAATTAGTGAGAGTCAGTTTATTGATCTATGTAATACTGGTAGGAGTTTTCTTATTTTTCTTGATACCTGATATTGCCAGAGCTGAATCTTCAACAAATTCTCCATCGGGAATGGGATTTATAGCAGCAGCACTTTCCACCGGACTTGCCACGATTGGGGCAGGTTATGCAGTGGGAGCTGTAGGCTCCTCTGCACTGGGAGCTGTTTCGGAGGATCCGAATATTCTGGGTAAAACCCTTATATTTGTGGGTTTAGCCGAAGGTATTGCCATATATGGGCTTATTGTTTCTATCATGATACTGGGTAGACTATAGAGGGGTACTATGAAAGTCTTTTTGCTAAGCGACAATACCCATACCTTAACCGGCATGAGGTTATCTGGTGTAGAAGGAGTGGTAGTCCACGAAAGGGAAGAAATATTGAAAGAATTGGCAAAGATAAAGGAAAAACGGGATATAGGAATTCTATTTATAACCGAACTATTAGCGGAAAGGGTTCAACTGGAACTAAACGAAATGAAAGTTTCACAAAACCTTCCCATAATAGTTGAGATTCCCGACAGACACGGCACCAGGAGGCCTCCCGACTTTTTAACCAGGTATATAAGAGAATCCATAGGACTTAAGATTTGAGGTGAATGATATGTCCGGTACGATTGAAGATAAAATTTCTCTTTTCACGAAGGTGGTTATAGAGAGAATAGAACTTGATTTTCAGCAAAAACAAAAAAAGCTGGTGGAATATTATGAAAATCGGAAAACTGAAATGATAAAGGAAAATGAAGAAAGAAAAGAGAATAGTATAACGAGAGCCAAAAAAGATGCTGAAAACAAAAAGCAGCAGACTATTTTAAAGACCCGGTCTGCCATGCACCTGGCAGTATTGAAAAAGAGGCAGGAATTTGCCGAAAGGATCATGAACGAAGTTAAGAAAAAAATCAGGGCTTTTATTGGTACAGCAGAATATGTGGGATTTTTAGAGGAAGCCATAAAACAAATATTATCAAAGTTTTCTAATGACCAATTCGTGATTTTTAGTTTTAGTAAGGATGATATTGAAAACAAGCGGGAAGTCATTTTACAAGCCATAAAGTCTTTCAGAAATGAGGCTACTTATAAAATTGAGGTTGTTGACAACCTGATCGGCGGGGTTTTTGTAGAAAGTGGTGATGGCAGGATGGAGATAGATTTGACTGTAAATACTATCCTGGAAGAGAGCAATAAGCAAGCGGGAGAAATCCTGTCTTCGTGGTTAAATAGGGAGCGCTAAAATGACCAGGCAAGGAAACATTATCTATATTAATGGCCCGGTAATAAGAGCCGACCATATGGACGATTTCATGGTGCGAGAAATGGTGATGTTGGGTGGAAAAAAGCTAATAGGTGAGGTCATTTCTCTGGAAAATGATTTGGGCACTATCCAGGTATATGAAGAGACTTCAGGCCTGGGAATGGGAGAAAAAGTGTATGGCACTGGAAAACTTCTTTCCTTAAAGCTGGGGCCAGGCATTATAGGTAATATCTTTGATGGCATCGAGAGGCCTCTCTCCAAGATATATAATTCGGGATTTAAATTTATCCCTGAAGGTATAGGTCTCCTATCCATAGACGAGAAAAAATTATGGGATGTGGAGATTCTGGTAAAACCGGGAGATATTTTAAAATTCGGGGAGGTTTTTGCAAAAATTCAGGAGACAGCTATTATACTTCATAAAATTATGGTTCCTCCAGGGATAAAAGGTAGAGTGGTAAGTACAGCAAAAAGCGGTTCCTATACCATTCAGGATCCACTGGTTGTTTTGGATGAAGATGGTAAAAAGCATGAGCTTAAGATGGTTCAGGAATGGCCGGTAAGGCAGCCAAGACCCATAGTTCAGAGGATGCCTATAGAGAAATTACTGGTAACCGGGCAGAGGGTTATAGACACTTTCTTCCCCCTGGCTAAGGGTGGTACTGCTGCTATCCCCGGGGGATTTGGCACCGGAAAGACTATTACTCAGCACCAGTTAGCCAAGTGGAGTGATGCTGATATCATTGTTTATATTGGTTGTGGTGAGCGTGGTAACGAGATGACCGAAGTTCTGGAAGATTTCCCTAAGTTAAAAGACCCCAAAACTGACCATCCTTTGATGGACCGGACCGTACTAATAGCCAATACCTCCAATATGCCGGTGGCAGCCCGGGAGGCTTCTATATATACCGGTATCACCATAGCTGAATATTTTAGGGATATGGGATATAATGTGGCAGTTATGGCTGATTCTACTTCCAGATGGGCTGAAGCTCTGAGAGAAATTTCCGGTAGACTTGAAGAAATGCCTGCTGAAGAAGGTTACCCTGCTTATCTTGCCTCAAGGTTGGCAGCATTTTATGAGAGGGCAGGATATGTCAAAAACCTAAATGGGAGCGAGGGATCTATTACCGTAATCGGAGCGGTTTCTCCGGCAGGTGGAGAC is a window from the Candidatus Atribacteria bacterium genome containing:
- a CDS encoding ATP synthase subunit F — its product is MKVFLLSDNTHTLTGMRLSGVEGVVVHEREEILKELAKIKEKRDIGILFITELLAERVQLELNEMKVSQNLPIIVEIPDRHGTRRPPDFLTRYIRESIGLKI
- a CDS encoding ATPase; translated protein: MYAVLFIAVAISGLTIAAGFYVYLKKDKTNIKRIRKLVRVSLLIYVILVGVFLFFLIPDIARAESSTNSPSGMGFIAAALSTGLATIGAGYAVGAVGSSALGAVSEDPNILGKTLIFVGLAEGIAIYGLIVSIMILGRL
- a CDS encoding ATPase yields the protein MSVEKMKIMGVIGKNNLLNKVLRLVTLNGSMHMINALARVNSTDFFLPPSEKNIEALEEEPFLRPYSSKRDFTKDEEVVKLLLNLFNIKPQLSAEFLGEDYEYDNFIKQFSHIYTKVRSTADEIEEKVRLIDKKREYVNNLKYLSRLNIDISRFIDMKYLVFRLIRISRANYDKLKKNYENIPAVVLKVAVEGKYVIVASITPVSLEETLEKIFSSLNYTLLNIPREFKGTAAEIIEELTQSIGEDQKVIESLKKSLEDYRLKYLKDLEKGYSRLEMEKKIEELKSEIAIGDKLFFMFGFVPVSAVSKLKNELESQFGDQVIILVDDVNKSSSGIIPPTKLINIKLFRPFEMLVKMYGTPAYREKDPTVFFGLAYMFLFGAMFGDVGQGLILLFSGLILELVWKSTGLGGILSRIGLSSTIFGFIYGSIFGSEEILSPLIIRPMENINIMLVAAVVFGVVLILIGYIFNIINSRLEKNMEEGLFGRNGAAGLVFYLILLYTIFRVFVTHSNIMPILIYIMVGLLLLMLFKEPLSNKLAHNDKLYRESPANYYVEEGFGVIETLLSMLSNTISFLRVGAFALNHAGLYIAFATLAGMMSTSWGNLAVLILGNIVIIALEGLIVFIQALRLEYYELFTKYYRGDGIEYIPVQIKDGLSASRKISLNHKRVIPLGIGAYNFITL
- a CDS encoding H(+)-transporting ATPase produces the protein MSGTIEDKISLFTKVVIERIELDFQQKQKKLVEYYENRKTEMIKENEERKENSITRAKKDAENKKQQTILKTRSAMHLAVLKKRQEFAERIMNEVKKKIRAFIGTAEYVGFLEEAIKQILSKFSNDQFVIFSFSKDDIENKREVILQAIKSFRNEATYKIEVVDNLIGGVFVESGDGRMEIDLTVNTILEESNKQAGEILSSWLNRER
- a CDS encoding V-type ATP synthase subunit A, with translation MTRQGNIIYINGPVIRADHMDDFMVREMVMLGGKKLIGEVISLENDLGTIQVYEETSGLGMGEKVYGTGKLLSLKLGPGIIGNIFDGIERPLSKIYNSGFKFIPEGIGLLSIDEKKLWDVEILVKPGDILKFGEVFAKIQETAIILHKIMVPPGIKGRVVSTAKSGSYTIQDPLVVLDEDGKKHELKMVQEWPVRQPRPIVQRMPIEKLLVTGQRVIDTFFPLAKGGTAAIPGGFGTGKTITQHQLAKWSDADIIVYIGCGERGNEMTEVLEDFPKLKDPKTDHPLMDRTVLIANTSNMPVAAREASIYTGITIAEYFRDMGYNVAVMADSTSRWAEALREISGRLEEMPAEEGYPAYLASRLAAFYERAGYVKNLNGSEGSITVIGAVSPAGGDFSEPVTKSTKRVVGAFLALDRELAHARHFPSINWLLSYSSYIPMLKDWFKENVASDMLSIRSKMMGILQEENKLMDIVKLVGEGVLPDDQRVILEIARIIKTGYLQQNAYHPQDFYVALSRQYSMLKVIDQLYDRAYSCVKKSIPLSKIKDEKLFSEIIMMKYNATEAKPGLFQELIDRINHYYDSIENLYKEGKADES